ACGCGCCAAATCAATACGGAACTTCTGATCATTCAGAATCTGAGATTGATCAGATCATGATGGATTTTATGGGAATTGACCGATACATAAAAATGCCAACGCTTCCGTACGATGGCATTCATCACATTGATATGCACATGAAATTGCTTGATGAGGAAACCTTGCTCATTGGACAATATCCATCGGGCGTTGCTGATGGTCCGCAGATCGAGTCAAATCTGAATTATGTTCTCAATAATTTCAATTCTGTATTCGGCACGCAATACAAGGTCATTCGTATTCCAATGCCACCAGAAGGAGGACAATATCCTAACCAAAACGGAGATTACAGAACGTACACCAATTCGGTATTCGTGAACAATACGATACTAGTTCCGATGTATGAAGAACAATGGGATACAACGGCTCTTCGAATCTATCGCCAAGCTTTGCCAGGTTATAAGGTAATTGGAATTGACTGCAACGAGATCATCACGGCTTCTGGTGCTATTCATTGCATCACCAAAGCACTTAGTTCTGATGATCCGTTGCTGATCCGACATCAACCATTAGCTGACCAACAGTTTGCTCCTTTTGACTATCAGATTGATGCGCTTGTTCAGCACGCTGAAGGAATTAGCTCGGCTTCGGTTTATTGGACAACAGACACGACAATCGCTTACTCGTCAGTACCAATGACACTTACCGATCCAGCGAATAATACTTGGACCGGTTATATCCCTTATCAGCAGGCTGGGGCAGAGGTGTTTTATTATATCCATGCTGAAGCAACCAATGGCAAACAACAAAATCGCCCGATGCCTGCACCTGAAGGTTACTGGAATTTTCACATTTTCGGATCTCCAACTGGGGTAGAAGACCTTGATGCTGTTGCCATTACTGTGTATCCGAATCCTTCAACTGGAGTATTCAACGTGGTAATGGAAAATGCAGAAACAGCTGATTACCAAGTGACAGACATAGCTGGTAAAGTACTGGTAAAGGGAAGTTTGTCGACAGACAGAAAGTTGCTAGACCTTTCAGCCTACAGTGCAGGAGTTTACTTTATTACAGTGAACTCAACTAGCTGGGAATCAACACATATGTTGAATCTGTTGGATTAAAATCCACAGAATTTATTCCGCTGTTCAATTGCCACTTCAAGTCCTAAACTTGAAGCTTTCACAATATCAGCGCAACCATCATCTTTCTTACCAATGATCACTTTTTCAACTCCACGGTTCATGTACGATTCAGCGTCCTCAGGATTGATGGAAATTGCTTTTGAAAAATCACGGATTGCATCTTGATGCTGGTCTCTTTTTGAGTAGGCAATTCCTCTATTGTAAAACGCGTCTGCGTAGTTTGGGTCAACAACAATGGCTTGCGTATAATCAGCAATGGCACGTTCAAATTCTTCTTTCATTCGGTAAACGATACCTCGGTTTACGTAACCTTCAGCGCTGACTTTATTTACGCGAATAGCAGATGAAAAATCTTCAATTGCTTTGTCAAACTGATTCATCTGGCGGTAAGATATACCACGATTGATGTAAGCATCCATATTTGATTTATCTGCATCCAGTACGGTTGTATAGTCTTTGATTGCCTCTTCGTGCATGGCAAGATTTGTAAGCGCCTTTCCACGGTTAAGTCTCGCTTCCATATTATCGGGAAGCAAGTTCACAGCCGGATTGAAGTTGGCTAATGCTGCTTTCGAATTTCCTACAGCATTGTAGAGATTACCAGCAGTTAAATATGCTTGAGCATTGCTTGGGTCAAGGCTCGTTGTTTTTTCAAAGTCTGAAAGGGCACCTGTAGTTTGACCTATGGCTGCTTTGGCAACACCTCTCCAATAATACGCATCCGTGTATTTTGAATCCAAGCTGATACATTGGTCGAAATCAGCGATAGCCCCTTGCATATCGCCTGCTTGGGCCTTGCCAATTGCTGTTTTGAAGTATTGAGACGCGTCTTGCCCAAAACTTTTGGTTGCAAACATGAAAGAGAAGGCGAGTAGTAAATATCTCATTGAATTCTTTGGGTTTTGTGGCATGCGTACGCGTTCTACGTAGTTTATGATTTTTTGTTTCTAAGCAATTCGTACTCCCATGACAATAATGTCATCAACTTGTTCGAGGTTACCTTTCCAGTTTTGCAATTGCTTGCTTACAAAATCGTATTGATTATCGACTGGTTTTGTGTGAATTTCCTGCAACATGGCCTTGAAACGTCTGATCATGAATTTCTTTCCATTGTGCCCTCCAAACTGGTCGGCAAACCCGTCAGAGAAAATGTAAACCATGTCTCCCGATTGCACTTGTATGGAATGGTTGGTGAACTCTCGGATCTCCTCTCCAACGAATGTTCCCACAGGAAAACGGTTCCCCTTGATTTCCTGTAATTCTCCATCTCTGAATAGATATAAAGGGTTGTATGCACCAGCGAATTCCAGAATATTTGTCTCTTCATCCCAACAGCACAAGGCAATATCCATACCATCTTTTACGGTAGATTCCTCGTAGGTCTGATGCAAGGTGTTGGTTACACCAAGGTTAAGAAATTCAAGTATTTCAGATGGTTTGGTAAGGCCAATCTGTCTAATAGCCTGTTGCAATAGATTGTTTGCCACTATCGACATGAATCCTCCGGGTACACCGTGACCGGTGCAGTCTACTGCACAGAAAATCCGTTTTGACCCTACTCTTTCTGCTAGATAAAAATCACCGCTTACAAGATCTTTCGATTGGAAAAACACAAATGAATTTGGTAAAATGTCTTGAACATCGCGCCATGCTGGAAAAATGGCTTTTTGAATGCGCTTGGCGTACTTGATACTGTCTGTAATATCCTTTGCAAACTTGGCTATTTCATCTCGGCTGCGTTCAATTTCGGTCTTTTGTTCTTCAATTTCAATAGTGCGTTCGTAAACAAGTTGTTCAAGTTCCGTTTTGTCTTTTATCAGTTTGTACGTCCGGTACCGAACAAATGCGATGACGCCCAGCGTGAGTGAAATTCCAAATAACGTCCAAAACCACCAGGTTAGCCACCATGGTTTTGAAACTGAGAACTGATAGACGACAGGTTCAGTAGTCCATTCGCCTCCGTTTTTAGAAGCATAAACAATAAGCGTGTAATCACCGTTGGGTATAGTGTTCTTTATCTCATCATTCCCTTCTTGAACTTGCCAAGTGTTTGAAAGTCCTTTCCATTGATATTTGTATTTGATTTTGTCAGGATTTCGTAGGGAGATTCCTGCCAACTTGAAGCTGATATCGTATTTATCATAAGGCAACTTTAAGTTTGGAATCATTTGTTGCTTGATTCCGTTTATCAACATTTCACTTATCGATAATTGTGGCGCACTTTTGCTTGATTTGTCAATGCTTGGATTGAATTTCACAACGTTGTGAGTTGAAGAAATCCATATGTTTCCGTCCTGGTCTTTGAATAGGAAGGAGACCATGCTGTTTTCGGTTGGCGAAAGCTCTTCTCGATTTACAATTCGATTTACTGTTAGGTCTGAAGTAAGTTGAGTAATTGATTTTTGGTGGCTTACCCAAATGAAACCATCATTGTCCAAAACCATCTGGTAGCAGTAGTTTGATGGCAGACCGTTTTCTGTGTTGATGGGATGAGCTATTCCGTTTTCTAGAACAAAAATTCCGTTACCCATAGTGGAGAACCATAGTCGACCTTTTGCATCTTGCAGGATGTAACTTACATCTACAATATTTTGGGCTTCACCTTTTTCTATGAACCGGACCTTGTCTTTCCACAAATACGCTATACGGTTGCCTTGACAAGCGACCCAAAGGCGGTCTTCATTGTCCAAATAACTGAATTTGACATTATTGTGTGGAAGACCATCGAGCGTTGTAAGATGTCGTTTTAGTGTTCCATTAAACGACAGTTGTAGCAATCCGGATTTTGTTCCGGCCATTACGCCACCATTAGTTGGTAGAATATAATTAATGGCATCTCCGAGGGTTCCTGCGTTCAGATCTATATGGTCAAACGCAGTTGAGCCCACAGCAAGCCTGTATATTCCAGACTTTAATGTCCCTACCCAAATGGTGCCGAATTTATCTTCAGAAATGGCAGTCACCTCATTTCCGCCAACGTAATGGTACTCGTATTTTGAATTTTGCGCGTATTCTGAAGTTTTAAAAAGGCCTTTGTCTATACCTAGCCAGACGTTACCTTTTGAATCTCTGAAGAGTTGAGTTATGGATTGTTCCTTTAACCAGTTCTCATCAAATGGTTGATGAAAAACATTTTCCACAATTTGCACAAGACCACCGCCAAAAGTGGCTATCCAAATATTGGATTCATTATCCTGGAAGATGTCACGAATCAGTTGATCACTTTCAATGTGGCCTTCAAACCGTTGCTCAACGAATTGAAATCGTTCTGCACCAAAAAATTCTAATCGGATAAGACCATTACCGAAAGTGCCTAACCAAATTCTGCCTAAACGATCAGCAAATATTGTCTGTACATCATCAACGCTTTCGCCCGTTGACAGTTTAAATTGGGAGACTTCCTGATTCTTTGTAAAAGGAGCCTGTACTGTAAAAAGCCCTGCATCTTCAGTACCAACCCAAAGTTGGTCCTTTCGGGTTTCATAATGGAGTGCCGTGATCTTCGTTTCAGGCAATCCGTCAATATGTCTTAATACCTGAAAGTCATTGCCTACTTCAAATCGGATTAACCATAGACCATCATTACTTCCAATGATAAACTCTTTGTGTTTGTAAGGAATAACCGCATTGATAAGCATATCCCTTTCGGACATATCGTATCTGCTGGTGTCTGTTCCGTTCGCCCAAAACACAGATCCAGAACGTGAAAATGCCCAAATACCGTCCTTAGCATCCTTGTAAATGTGCTTTATTTGTCCGTCAATTCCGGTTTTAATGATTTGAGGTGTGTTACTCTCATAAACGCCTATCGCTCCATCAAATCTGCCAAACCAAACTTCGTTCTCACCTTTGTAAATGGACGTTATGTATCCTAGTCCGATTGAATCGTCTTCGAGCGTTATCTTATTGAATGTTTTTCCATCGAAAAGGTCGATTCCACCTTTATTTGCCACAATGAGCTGTCCGTTAGAACTCTGCGTGATGGCTTCGCAGAAATTACTTGAAATGCCATTTACTTCCTCAAAGTGACGGATGGTGAAGTTTTTTTGCGCAGTAGATGAAATAGGTAATAGAAAAAGTAAAGGCGCTGCTAACAGCAGTACCCACCATGAACCGTTGAACGTGTTCCTGTGAATCACTTTTCGAATACGTTATTTCCTTTGAACCGCTCTCCTTCTCTCATCTTTTCGATGAGGCTCAGACTGTATTTGAAGCGTTGCACTCCGCCAATTGGAATAGTATAGAATCTCATGTATTGACCGTACTGATTCTTGAAGCTGAAACAGACATTGTTGTTTTGTTTCGCTTTTTCTTTAGTTCGGATAAATTGAATATCAAGCGATGAATTGCGTTCTGTAGGAAGAATTTGGTGCGTGCTATTTCTCCAATCTGCCTCATTGCTCATTTCAACCCATTCTCCTTTCTTCTCGTACGATATGATCTTGATAATTCCATCATCATCCCAATCATAATTGAATTGTTGAATTGAAACAACATCATCAGAAATGTACGGGTATAAATGGGAGATTGCATTAGGCTCGCTCGGTATTCTGAACGTCCATTCGTAACCAAATGCGTTGGCACCTTCTATGGCAATGTTAACGTTGGGTCCGCGACTGAAAAAGTAGCTGTATAGATTGCCATCATTGCCTTCAATTCCTTCCGCTACAATTTTAAAAACGTAACCATTGAACTCTTCTATGAATTCACCTTCTTTTGGGTCAAGAGGACCGAAACTATACCATTCATTATCGTATTTTTCAGATTCTCCGAAAGATCTTGAATCGAGGAGCGTTCCAGCTTTGTAGAAACCAACGGGATCTGTTTGCTGCGCATCCGGAGTTGACCATGCTCCTTTGCCACCGTAGATACTGAACTTCGTTTTAGTATCGATTCCATTATATATCTCATCGTGCTTTCCGCCAACTTCCGGGTCGAACACTCTGATGTAAAATGGATCAGTTTCGTTTTTTGGAATTGACAAGAAGAAAACCTGCGAATAATCATCATCTCCGTAGGTTTTACTCGCCTGCTTTCCGAAGGTGACCAAAAAAGGTATGTTGCTGTTAGTAGGAGGTACTGGCTGAGCTAATCCTTTTTCGACATAAAGCGTGAAAGTGGATAGCACGTAAAGGCAGAGCAGTACGTTTTTAAGTCGGAGTCTAATCATGAACCTTCAGGCCTTTGTCAATGTTGCAATTCTTTACGCAGGCCATCTCCTTTAGTTACAGGCCGAATTGATTCAATCGGTTTGCAAGTTTCGTTCCATTTTTGATGGATAAGAATCAATCTCCATCGGCTAATTGGTAACTTCGAAGCCTCAAAATGAAACTAGCTAAGGCCTTATTGGGATTGCTGATCACAGCTGCGGTAATCTACCTCGGAGATCATGCCATAGGCTCTTTTCCGCCATTGGCTAAGTTCATTGATCCTTACCACGGTTTTTGGCAAAATGCCGAGTATTCTGAAGGCTCGGAAAATGAAGCGCGGTTACAATTTGATGAACTGCATTCACCAGTTCAAGTAGTCATGGACGACCGTGGTGTTCCGCACCTTTTCGCAGAGAACGACCATGATCTTTATTTCGTTCAAGGCTACGTCACCGCTCGCGACCGACTTTGGCAGATGGAGTTTCAGACACACGCTGCAGCTGGTAGACTTTCGGAACTGGTCGGAGAAAAAGCTCTTGAATTTGATCTGGAACAGCGAAGAATTGGAATGACTTGGGCGGCTGAAAACGCGCTGGAGTTGATTAAGAAAGACAGCGCAAGTTGGCAGGCACTGAATACCTATGCGGATGGTGTCAATCATTACATAGCAAACCTTTCAGAGAACGACCTTCCGCTAGAGTATAAACTATTGAACTACCGACCAGAAGAGTGGAATGTATTCAAATCGTCTTTATTGCTGAAGTATATGGCAAAAATGCTGACGGGCACAGAGCGTGATAGACCGAATACGGAAGCCCTAAAGCTTTTGGGGCCAGAGCTTTTCAACAGACTTTTTCCAGATCAGAATTATTTATCTGATCCAATTGTCCCTGGTTTTTCAGTGGATACCACAACTGTCCCAGAAATTCGATTGGATGGCTTTGCTTCTGAGGCTTCGTGGGATATGAAGGAGATTCAGCCACATTTCGTTGGGAGTAACAACTGGGCGGTTTCAGGTAGTAGGACCGAAAGTGGTTCTGCCATATTGTGCAACGATCCTCATCTGAAATTGTCGCTTCCGTCCATTTGGTATGAGATTCAGTTACACAGCACTTCGCTTAATTGTTACGGTGTTTCGTTGCCAGGTTCGCCCGGAATTACGATTGGATTCAATGATAGCATTGCTTGGGGAGTAACCAATGCAGGAAGAGATGTAAAGGATTATTATGCCATCGATTTTGTCGATCACTCAAAAGGAACTTATCGATTGGGCGGAGAAATCATGACTGCTTCCCAGCGCATTGAGGAAATAAAAGTGAAGGGGAAAAAGTCTGTTTTAGATACGGTGCTTTATACCAAATATGGGCCTGTTGCACTATCGAATAAAAAAGAAAATCAGTTTTTAGCACTTCGCTGGTTTGCTCACGATCCGTCTAACGAGCTATTGACCTTCTACAAGCTTAATCGTGCGTCCAATTTCAACGATTACGAAGAAGCACTTTCGTACTACAATTGTCCGGGGCAGAATTTCGCTTGTGCTGATGCGAAAAACAATATTGCCATTTGGCAGCAAGGGAAATTCAAGATAAAACCTAAAGATTACGGGAAGTTCATTTTAGATGGAAGTGACCCCAAAAACCTTCAGGAACGGTTCATTCCACAAGCACAGAATCCGCATATGCTGAATCCGGAAAGAGGTTTTGTGAGTTCTGCAAATCAACCAGTAACAGATGCGAGTTACCCATATTACTATTCGGGAGTATATGAGGAATTTCGAAATAGGACCATCAACGATTTTCTGAGGAAGGATAGTTCCATCAGCATACAAGACATGATGGATCTTCAACTTTCCAATTACAATTTGCTTGCAGCGGAAGTGTTGCCGATTTTGATTTCCATGCTTGACACTTCTGATTTTCAGAATAAGGAGAACGAACTTCTGGCGCTGCACGAATTGCAAGGTTGGAATTACAGGAACGATAAGGAACTTATTGCACCAACAGTATTTGAGATATGGTGGGATGAGCTGAACAATATTCTTTGGGACGAATTCAATAGCATCGAATGGGATCAGAACATGTACTACCGCTATTCATGGGAGCAATTGATGAATGATGGAAAAGCAAAAGTGGATATGCGCGACCCGCGATATGTCTATCCGATGGCAAAAGTCACTATCGATCTATTGAAGAACGAACCAGATCATCAGGTTTTTGATCATCGATCTACCAATAATAAGATTGAAGTGGCTGAGAATGTAGTATACGATTCGTTCTATTGGACGGCCATGAAATTTGGAGATATCATCAAATACAAATTCAATCAACCTTATTGGGGACAGTATCAAGCCACGCGTGTTCAGCATTTGATGCGATTGGATGCTTTCAGTTCCAAAAAATTATTTGTTGGAGGAAATGAGAATGCACCGAATGCGACCACTTCCACTCATGGACCATCTTGGCGAATGATTGTTCAAATGGATTCAGATGGGCCAAAAGCTTGGGGCGTTTTGCCTGGCGGGCAATCTGGAAATCCGGGAAGTAAACAATATTCAACTTCGCTCGAATCGTGGTCTAACGGGGAATATCATCAACTGAACTTTCTGCATGATCAATCTCAAACGGATAGTTTATGGACTTCACAAACTTTTAAGCCGGTTTCGGAATGAACTTTTTGCTGCGCGTAGTTCTGATTGCAGTGCTTGGGGCAATTTCTCAGGTTTATTTGCCGTGGTGGACGGCTGTTGTCGTAGCTTTGTTGGTTGAAAGTATCATCGGTAAAGGAGACAATACTTCGTTCTTTTCCGGGTTTTACGGTCTTGCAGTTCCGTGGATGGTTTTGGCAACGTATATCGATGTGAAAAGCGAATCGGTTTTATCAATACGAATTCTGGAATTGCTGAAATTACCGCAGTTCAGTTTCGTGCTTATAATTGTGACTGGGCTTGTTGGAGGACTTGTAGGTGGTCTCGGATCTATGACTGGAGGATTGATTAATAATGTAGTGTTCAGGAAAGATGGATAAACCAATAAGCGTATCGCTGGCCTTAGGAAGTGGAGGGGCAAGAGGGCTTGCTCATATTGGCGTTATTCAAGTGTTGCAAGACGAAGGTTTTTCGGTACAGAATCTTGCAGGCTCGTCAATGGGTGCATGTGTTGGTGGTATTTATTGCGCAGGAAAACTGGATCTGTTCACAGATTGGGTTTTGCAACTCAATAAACGTGAAACACTCCGGTTGATGGATTTTACCATGTCCACACAAGGAGTGCTGAAAGGGCAGAAGGTGCTTCAGCATCTCAAATCTATTTTAGGCGAAATCAGGATTGAAGATTTCGACATTCCATACACGGCCGTAGCCACGGATGTGAAAACCAAAGAAGAAATTTGGATGCGAACTGGTGACCTTTACACCGTTATCCGTGCTTCTTCTTCCATTCCAACTCTCATGATGCCATCAAAGATGGGAGACAGAATTCTTATTGATGGAGGAGTGCTCAATCCATTACCGATTGAACCTTTGATGCCACGAATTACGGATTTGGTTGTGGCAGTAAACATTAATGCGCATGCAGAAGATCACCAGCGCTATCGCGAAGTGCATATTTCAGCAGAACAGGATAAGATTGAAGAACAGACCGAAGAAGAAACATCGGCATACACCAGCCGAATGGTAAGTACTGTAAAGAGCTGGTTGAATATGGCTAAGTCGGAAGAGACAGACAAAAATCAGGAAACCACGCTCAATTATTTAGGAATGCTTAATAAGACCTACGATTTCATGCAGGACCGCATGTGCGAGCAGAATATTGAGATCTACAAACCAGATATGGTCATAAACATTCCGCGCTCCGTTGGTGCCACATTAGAA
The nucleotide sequence above comes from Flavobacteriales bacterium. Encoded proteins:
- a CDS encoding tetratricopeptide repeat protein, giving the protein MRYLLLAFSFMFATKSFGQDASQYFKTAIGKAQAGDMQGAIADFDQCISLDSKYTDAYYWRGVAKAAIGQTTGALSDFEKTTSLDPSNAQAYLTAGNLYNAVGNSKAALANFNPAVNLLPDNMEARLNRGKALTNLAMHEEAIKDYTTVLDADKSNMDAYINRGISYRQMNQFDKAIEDFSSAIRVNKVSAEGYVNRGIVYRMKEEFERAIADYTQAIVVDPNYADAFYNRGIAYSKRDQHQDAIRDFSKAISINPEDAESYMNRGVEKVIIGKKDDGCADIVKASSLGLEVAIEQRNKFCGF
- a CDS encoding agmatine deiminase family protein — translated: MHQFRSIIGIVALFCSQSVFAQFLPHSLTAAEKTMDYQPPAALGFTTPPSSPVRTPAEWEEIDGLFVRWEGIWSRSVLRDIVKYAKEECTVYVITESQSSVITYLNQFGIDQANIVFVNEPSNSIWFRDYGQWNVYTNDVDSLLWVDWIYNRPRPYDDVLPVSLSDMLNIPLYQTLSAPNDLVNTGGNFMVDGFGTAFASELILDENDAPNQYGTSDHSESEIDQIMMDFMGIDRYIKMPTLPYDGIHHIDMHMKLLDEETLLIGQYPSGVADGPQIESNLNYVLNNFNSVFGTQYKVIRIPMPPEGGQYPNQNGDYRTYTNSVFVNNTILVPMYEEQWDTTALRIYRQALPGYKVIGIDCNEIITASGAIHCITKALSSDDPLLIRHQPLADQQFAPFDYQIDALVQHAEGISSASVYWTTDTTIAYSSVPMTLTDPANNTWTGYIPYQQAGAEVFYYIHAEATNGKQQNRPMPAPEGYWNFHIFGSPTGVEDLDAVAITVYPNPSTGVFNVVMENAETADYQVTDIAGKVLVKGSLSTDRKLLDLSAYSAGVYFITVNSTSWESTHMLNLLD
- a CDS encoding patatin-like phospholipase family protein, which encodes MDKPISVSLALGSGGARGLAHIGVIQVLQDEGFSVQNLAGSSMGACVGGIYCAGKLDLFTDWVLQLNKRETLRLMDFTMSTQGVLKGQKVLQHLKSILGEIRIEDFDIPYTAVATDVKTKEEIWMRTGDLYTVIRASSSIPTLMMPSKMGDRILIDGGVLNPLPIEPLMPRITDLVVAVNINAHAEDHQRYREVHISAEQDKIEEQTEEETSAYTSRMVSTVKSWLNMAKSEETDKNQETTLNYLGMLNKTYDFMQDRMCEQNIEIYKPDMVINIPRSVGATLEFYRANEMVEEGRIAAKKAILEWRKKQLAV
- a CDS encoding SpoIIE family protein phosphatase, producing MIHRNTFNGSWWVLLLAAPLLFLLPISSTAQKNFTIRHFEEVNGISSNFCEAITQSSNGQLIVANKGGIDLFDGKTFNKITLEDDSIGLGYITSIYKGENEVWFGRFDGAIGVYESNTPQIIKTGIDGQIKHIYKDAKDGIWAFSRSGSVFWANGTDTSRYDMSERDMLINAVIPYKHKEFIIGSNDGLWLIRFEVGNDFQVLRHIDGLPETKITALHYETRKDQLWVGTEDAGLFTVQAPFTKNQEVSQFKLSTGESVDDVQTIFADRLGRIWLGTFGNGLIRLEFFGAERFQFVEQRFEGHIESDQLIRDIFQDNESNIWIATFGGGLVQIVENVFHQPFDENWLKEQSITQLFRDSKGNVWLGIDKGLFKTSEYAQNSKYEYHYVGGNEVTAISEDKFGTIWVGTLKSGIYRLAVGSTAFDHIDLNAGTLGDAINYILPTNGGVMAGTKSGLLQLSFNGTLKRHLTTLDGLPHNNVKFSYLDNEDRLWVACQGNRIAYLWKDKVRFIEKGEAQNIVDVSYILQDAKGRLWFSTMGNGIFVLENGIAHPINTENGLPSNYCYQMVLDNDGFIWVSHQKSITQLTSDLTVNRIVNREELSPTENSMVSFLFKDQDGNIWISSTHNVVKFNPSIDKSSKSAPQLSISEMLINGIKQQMIPNLKLPYDKYDISFKLAGISLRNPDKIKYKYQWKGLSNTWQVQEGNDEIKNTIPNGDYTLIVYASKNGGEWTTEPVVYQFSVSKPWWLTWWFWTLFGISLTLGVIAFVRYRTYKLIKDKTELEQLVYERTIEIEEQKTEIERSRDEIAKFAKDITDSIKYAKRIQKAIFPAWRDVQDILPNSFVFFQSKDLVSGDFYLAERVGSKRIFCAVDCTGHGVPGGFMSIVANNLLQQAIRQIGLTKPSEILEFLNLGVTNTLHQTYEESTVKDGMDIALCCWDEETNILEFAGAYNPLYLFRDGELQEIKGNRFPVGTFVGEEIREFTNHSIQVQSGDMVYIFSDGFADQFGGHNGKKFMIRRFKAMLQEIHTKPVDNQYDFVSKQLQNWKGNLEQVDDIIVMGVRIA
- a CDS encoding penicillin acylase family protein; this encodes MKLAKALLGLLITAAVIYLGDHAIGSFPPLAKFIDPYHGFWQNAEYSEGSENEARLQFDELHSPVQVVMDDRGVPHLFAENDHDLYFVQGYVTARDRLWQMEFQTHAAAGRLSELVGEKALEFDLEQRRIGMTWAAENALELIKKDSASWQALNTYADGVNHYIANLSENDLPLEYKLLNYRPEEWNVFKSSLLLKYMAKMLTGTERDRPNTEALKLLGPELFNRLFPDQNYLSDPIVPGFSVDTTTVPEIRLDGFASEASWDMKEIQPHFVGSNNWAVSGSRTESGSAILCNDPHLKLSLPSIWYEIQLHSTSLNCYGVSLPGSPGITIGFNDSIAWGVTNAGRDVKDYYAIDFVDHSKGTYRLGGEIMTASQRIEEIKVKGKKSVLDTVLYTKYGPVALSNKKENQFLALRWFAHDPSNELLTFYKLNRASNFNDYEEALSYYNCPGQNFACADAKNNIAIWQQGKFKIKPKDYGKFILDGSDPKNLQERFIPQAQNPHMLNPERGFVSSANQPVTDASYPYYYSGVYEEFRNRTINDFLRKDSSISIQDMMDLQLSNYNLLAAEVLPILISMLDTSDFQNKENELLALHELQGWNYRNDKELIAPTVFEIWWDELNNILWDEFNSIEWDQNMYYRYSWEQLMNDGKAKVDMRDPRYVYPMAKVTIDLLKNEPDHQVFDHRSTNNKIEVAENVVYDSFYWTAMKFGDIIKYKFNQPYWGQYQATRVQHLMRLDAFSSKKLFVGGNENAPNATTSTHGPSWRMIVQMDSDGPKAWGVLPGGQSGNPGSKQYSTSLESWSNGEYHQLNFLHDQSQTDSLWTSQTFKPVSE